The following are encoded together in the Euwallacea fornicatus isolate EFF26 chromosome 11, ASM4011564v1, whole genome shotgun sequence genome:
- the ctrip gene encoding E3 ubiquitin-protein ligase TRIP12: protein MADPGNRITAASTSRRKRALQQQLLSESKRLRSGQPEDADPQASHSTDSSSSSASTSTKGKSKSPHPVANKGDGLGSPPKAQQRRQGSLRRDFTKSSKSNPIDIVPAPIEDSQHKTKKKRRSKSRSHHRSKRESTNHHRDLQDREGSSRSAFHDPHGEEPGQSHTYPLRNRSSRIASSQAPNVVTPPSCTPSNSGSSSSRWKRSSFVKRELAALGATSSSYSGRPTASHAQEQEEPPRLTRSGAVLRRSTRSNKGGTSTTTGSCASSSSGGGAAATGRRTAASGRTQKGGGTSASHSQQPPPALLPVPSLGGTRAMAAEQPPANVPNNGLPSLASEEPPSPQEAAQAGPTSGGPSAPGVDSESDDSDVGRLQALLEARGLPPHLFGALGPRMQHLLHRSMGSNSSVAKAQALLPGLQATGDEGQQLQAVIEMCQVLVMGNEEVLTGFPVKQVVPALIQLLQMEHNFDIMNHACRALTYMMEALPRSSAVVVDAVPVFLEKLQVIQCMDVAEQSLTALDMLSRRHSKSILQARGVSACLTYLDFFPINAQRNAFSVTANSCLNLTSEEFQYVQESLPLLASRLTQPDKKCVESICLAFSRLVDSFQLEPARLQEIASPELLTNLQQLLVVTPPIISTGTFITVLRMLSVMCANCPDLALTLLKQSIAETLLYLLTGSAEANQENVELVPRQPQELFEITCLIGELMPKLPTDGIFSVDALLERPTILAKDQPVWQWRDDRGWWHPYGAVDSRIIESAHQNGDDEVSLNTLGRIYTVDFATMQQINEDTGTLRPVQRLCTPSTSGKSSSTELTQPGARPSSANRDARVACLREERGLAVTFIRSLFSVLYEVYSSSAGPAVRYKCLKALLRMVYYASPELLKEVLKNQVVSSHIAGMMASSDLRIVVGALQMAEILMNKLPDEFGVHFRREGVLHQVNRLADPEVPLGDSPPKSGCSSNTSFVSVAESQPGTSGGFEVTSNGSASLSLLDSTTSFFASTPTGQRVQDGDARSPSPTGVRLGDVLKRKRTSKRSGATSSRPKARQDDVPMAPTVMQDFFSKAASLTNSSSASSQQANSQRASRTFVVSSSNSSKTSFLQSLNPARWGRSLNRAYNKDSLNNLSKSASNSHITAGNREKTRGWIREQANKFIETYSNREEGQHPATTILTRLNLAIEKLPTEKCAEALLELREILIESDISPFEVNYSGLITALLNYLADKEGPFDREQRLRIMLNVFADLPLDGHVTEVGEVNMTWMGALVAKLNGCVSQLEQFPVKVHDLPATSGAGRGGTSALKFFNTHQLKCNLQRHPDCTNLKQWKGGTVKIDPLALVQAIERYLVVRGYGRLRDKDTADSDDGDSDTDIDDSLAGVAISQTGSKHKLQFLIGNQVLPYNMTVYQAVKQFSNQGDDQSETDTDNETPLGNTGIWVQTHVIHYKAVKEDQPSQGHKSGSGSSSGAHSSRKGKGSGKGTSRRKGDDLWNDGVIPMVQSPLSPFLSMQLPDIVSIQDDSLEVLCLLRILHALNIHWGTLYPHAEHNPILPASDFINSKVAAKASRQLQDPLVIMTGNLPKWLHQVATACPFLFPFETRQLLFYATSFDRDRALQRLLDMAPELSSSDSQERVTPRLDRRKRTISREDILKQAEQVMQDLAGSKALLEVQYENEVGTGLGPTLEFYALVSKELQKCCLELWYAPNASQSDTEYVHNQMGLFPAPVARGAKLGPITKVKSKFRFLGKFMAKAVMDSRMLDLPFSLTFYRWLLGYEQCLTLSDLRYINPDIYITIRKLQQIVRQRDTILKNSDLTEEEQMEQVEKLEYDGCIIEDLGLDFVVPGYNVELIKNGKNMQLTIHNLHVYVQVLTHWLLYEGVARQMEALREGFDSVFPSRNLRVFQPDELEQVFCGSPKDHVAGWDVKTLMECCRPDHGYTADSRAIRFLFEVLSSYNYDEQRMFVQFLTGSPRLPVGGFKALSPPLTVVRKTLEPNMNPDDFLPSVMTCVNYLKLPDYTTVEVMRKKLNIAASEGQHSFYLS, encoded by the exons ATGGCAGATCCAGGTAACAGAATCACCGCTGCAAGCACTAGCCGCCGCAAGCGTGCGCTGCAACAGCAGCTACTCTCTGAATCCAAGCGTCTGCGGTCCGGCCAACCGGAGGACGCCGATCCACAGGCTTCACATTCAACTGATAGTAGTTCCTCCTCTGCGAGTACCAGCACG AAGGGAAAATCCAAAAGTCCTCACCCGGTGGCGAATAAAGGAGACGGCCTAGGCTCACCACCGAAGGCCCAACAGCGCAGGCAGGGCTCATTGAGGCGCGATTTTACGAAGTCCTCCAAGTCGAATCCCATTGACATTGTTCCTGCACCCATCGAAGATTCCCAGCACAAGACAAAGAAGAAACGTCGGTCCAAGTCCCGTTCGCACCACAGATCTAAAAGAGAGAGCACGAACCACCACCGAGATCTGCAAGATAGAGAGGGCAGTTCGAGGAGCGCTTTTCACGACCCGCACGGTGAAGAACCGGGTCAGAGCCATACTTACCCGCTGCGCAACCGTTCTTCGCGCATCGCCTCCTCACAAGCCCCGAACGTTGTCACTCCTCCATCTTGCACACCAAGCAACTCGGGTTCGTCTTCGTCGCGCTGGAAAAG GTCGTCTTTCGTCAAGCGTGAATTAGCAGCACTGGGTGCGACCAGCAGCAGCTATAGCGGTAGGCCCACGGCGTCCCACGCCCAGGAACAGGAAGAGCCGCCCAGGCTCACCAGGAGCGGCGCAGTGCTCAGGAGAAGCACTAGGAGCAACAAAG GCGGCACGTCAACAACAACGGGTTCCTGTGCCAGCTCGAGCAGCGGCGGGGGCGCGGCGGCTACTGGCCGACGGACGGCGGCTTCAGGGAGAACTCAAAAGGGCGGCGGCACCTCTGCCTCCCACTCGCAACAGCCGCCGCCCGCCCTTTTGCCGGTGCCGTCGCTGGGAGGAACCCGTGCCATGGCAGCGGAACAACCGCCTGCGAACGTGCCCAATAATGGGCTGCCTTCGTTGG CGTCAGAAGAACCGCCGTCGCCCCAAGAAGCAGCCCAGGCGGGACCAACTTCGGGCGGACCTTCGGCCCCTGGCGTAGACTCCGAGAGCGACGATAGTGATGTCGGTAGGCTACAAGCTTTGCTCGAAGCCCGTGGTCTGCCTCCACATCTATTTGGAGCTCTAGGTCCTCGCATGCAACATCTCCTGCATCGCAGCATGGGCTCGAATAGTT CCGTAGCGAAGGCGCAAGCGCTCTTGCCGGGCCTGCAAGCGACAGGGGATGAAGGGCAGCAGCTTCAGGCAGTGATAGAGATGTGCCAGGTACTAGTGATGGGAAACGAAGAGGTACTCACCGGGTTCCCTGTGAAGCAAGTCGTACCCGCACTGATACAATTGCTGCAGATGGAACACAATTTTGATATT ATGAATCATGCTTGCCGAGCCTTAACGTATATGATGGAAGCTCTACCGAGGTCCTCAGCTGTTGTGGTGGACGCAGTGCCTGTGTTCCTAGAAAAGCTGCAAGTAATTCAGTGCATGGATGTGGCTGAGCAATCCTTAACAGCCCTCGATATGCTGTCTAGAAGGCATTCCAAGTCGATTCTGCAGGCG AGGGGAGTGTCAGCCTGCCTGACTTATCTAGATTTCTTCCCAATTAACGCGCAACGCAACGCGTTTTCCGTGACAGCCAACAGTTGCCTCAACTTGACCTCTGAAGAATTTCAATATGTCCAAGAATCGCTACCACTGCTGGCCTCCAGGTTGACGCAGCCTGATAAAAAATGCGTGGAAAGCATCTGCCTCGCCTTCTCGAGATTGGTGGACAGTTTCCAGTTGGAACCGGCGAGATTGCAGGAGATTGCCAGCCCTGAGTTACTGACCAATCTCCAGCAACTCCTCGTAGTTACACCTCCTATCATAAGCACCGGCACTTTTATCACTG TCTTGCGTATGTTGTCTGTGATGTGCGCCAATTGTCCGGATTTGGCGCTGACCCTGCTGAAGCAGAGTATCGCCGAAACGTTGCTCTACTTGTTGACCGGGTCGGCCGAGGCAAATCAAGAGAATGTAGAGTTGGTGCCCCGGCAGCCACAggaattgtttgaaattaCATGTTTGATTGGAGAGCTGATGCCGAAATTGCCGACTGATGGGATTTTCTCCGTTGATGCTCTTCTGGAGAGACCGACGATTTTGGCAAAGGATCAGCCGGTGTGGCAGTGGCGAGACGACCGGGGATGGTGGCACCCCTACGGGGCGGTTGACAGTAGAATAATCGAAAGTGCTCATCAGAATGGGGACGACGAAGTGAGCCTGAACACTTTGG GTCGGATATACACAGTGGATTTTGCCACGATGCAGCAAATAAACGAAGACACAGGTACGCTCCGACCCGTCCAACGCCTTTGCACTCCTTCGACCAGTGGTAAATCCAGCTCGACCGAATTAACGCAACCCGGCGCTCGCCCCAGCTCTGCAAATCGCGATGCCCGAGTCGCTTGTTTGCGCGAGGAGCGCGGATTGGCAGTTACCTTCATCAGATCTCTCTTCTCCGTGCTTTACGAAGTGTACTCCTCTAGCGCTGGCCCCGCTGTACGCTACAAATGCCTCAAAGCGTTGCTGCGTATGGTCTACTATGCCAGTCCCGAGCTTTTGAAAGAGGTATTGAAGAACCAAGTGGTCAGCAGTCACATCGCGGGCATGATGGCATCCAGCGACCTGAGGATTGTCGTGGGGGCCCTGCAAATGGCCGAGATTCTTATGAATAAGTTGCCGGACGAGTTCGGAGTGCATTTTCGACGAGAGGGCGTTCTCCATCAGGTCAATAGATTGGCCGATCCTGAGGTGCCGCTCGGAGATAGTCCACCCAAATCCGGGTGCAGCTCGAATACGTCGTTTGTGTCGGTGGCGGAGTCGCAACCGGGGACTTCGGGAGGTTTCGAAGTTACATCCAATGGATCGGCGTCTTTG TCGTTGCTGGACTCCACTACAAGCTTTTTCGCTTCGACGCCGACTGGTCAGCGCGTTCAAGACGGGGATGCGAGGTCGCCTAGTCCCACTGGTGTACGTTTGGGCGACGTACTGAAACGAAAGAGGACGTCGAAGCGCTCGGGGGCGACCTCGAGTCGCCCCAAAGCTCGGCAGGATGACGTGCCTATGGCGCCGACGGTGATGCAGGACTTCTTCAGCAAGGCCGCCTCGTTGACGAACTCCTCCAGCGCGTCGTCGCAGCAGGCCAACAGTCAAAGGGCGAGTCGGACGTTCGTCGTGTCTTCGTCAAACTCATCAAAAACCAGTTTCCTGCAAAGTCTGAATCCCGCCAGGTGGGGTAGGAGCTTGAACAGAGCCTACAACAAGGACTCGTTGAATAACCTGTCGAAATCTGCGTCGAACTCGCACATTACTGCGGGAAATAGGGAAAAAACTCGTGGCTGGATCAGGGAACAAGCCAACAAATTTATCGAGACCTATTCTA ATCGAGAGGAGGGTCAACATCCAGCCACAACCATCCTGACGCGTCTGAATTTGGCCATAGAGAAACTGCCGACTGAGAAGTGTGCGGAAGCCTTGCTGGAGCTGCGCGAAATCCTGATCGAATCGGACATTTCACCCTTCGAAGTGAATTATTCAGGACTTATAACGGCACTGCTTAACTATCTGGCTGACAAAGAAGGACCTTTTGACAGAGAACAGAGGTTACGCATTATGCTTAATGTGTTTGCGGACCTGCCCTTGGACGGGCACGTGACGGAAGTAGGAGAGGTTAACATGACCTGGATGGGTGCTCTAGTGGCCAAACTCAATG GTTGCGTGTCACAACTGGAACAATTTCCGGTCAAAGTGCACGACTTACCGGCGACTTCGGGCGCCGGCCGGGGAGGCACCAGTGCCCTCAAGTTTTTCAACACGCACCAACTCAAGTGCAACCTACAACGCCACCCCGATTGCACCAACTTGAAGCAATGGAAGGGCGGTACGGTGAAAATCGACCCCCTCGCTCTCGTCCAGGCCATCGAGCGCTATTTAGTCGTCAGAG GCTACGGAAGACTGAGAGACAAAGACACGGCGGACAGCGACGATGGCGATTCGGACACCGACATCGACGACAGCTTGGCCGGCGTCGCCATATCTCAAACGGGTTCCAAGCACAAGTTGCAGTTTCTCATTGGCAACCAAGTGCTCCCGTACAACATGACCGTGTATCAGGCTGTGAAGCAGTTCTCGAACCAAGGTGACGACCAGAGTGAGACGGACACAGATAACGAGACGCCGCTGGGCAACACCGGCATCTGGGTGCAGACCCACGTGATACATTATAAGGCCGTGAAGGAGGACCAACCCAGCCAGGGACACAAGAGCGGGTCGGGGAGCAGCAGTGGCGCCCATTCTAGTCGTAAAGGGAAAGGCTCAGGCAAGGGGACTTCGAGGAGGAAAGGCGACGATTTGTGGAATGATG GTGTTATACCGATGGTGCAATCTCCGCTATCTCCATTCCTGTCCATGCAACTGCCGGACATAGTCTCGATCCAAGACGATTCGCTGGAAGTTTTGTGCCTGTTGCGCATTCTTCACGCCTTAAACATCCACTGGGGCACGCTCTACCCCCACGCGGAGCACAATCCTATATTGCCAGCTTCCGATTTCATTAATTCCAAG GTTGCCGCCAAAGCCAGCAGACAGCTGCAAGATCCTCTAGTGATCATGACTGGGAATCTGCCCAAGTGGCTGCACCAAGTGGCTACCGCTTGTCCTTTCCTATTCCCGTTCGAAACCAGACAACTGCTATTTTATGCGACGTCTTTCGACAGGGACCGAGCGCTACAGAGATTACTGGACATGGCCCCTGAACTGAGTTCGAGCGACTCACAG GAGCGAGTAACTCCCCGCTTGGACCGCCGGAAACGGACAATATCGCGTGAAGACATCTTAAAACAAGCCGAACAGGTAATGCAAGACTTAGCAGGCTCGAAAGCTTTACTCGAAGTGCAATACGAGAACGAAGTGGGCACCGGATTGGGCCCCACGTTAGAGTTCTACGCTCTAGTGTCAAAGGAGCTGCAAAAG TGTTGCTTGGAATTGTGGTACGCCCCGAACGCAAGCCAGAGCGATACCGAATATGTACATAATCAAATGGGGCTGTTCCCGGCCCCGGTGGCGCGCGGCGCCAAATTGGGACCCATTACCAAAGTTAAGAGCAAATTTAGATTTCTAGGGAAGTTTATGGCTAAGGCTGTGATGGATTCCAGAATG CTAGATCTCCCCTTTTCGCTGACCTTCTACCGGTGGCTACTGGGCTACGAACAATGTTTGACATTGTCCGACCTGCGATACATCAATCCGGACATTTACATTACCATCAGGAAGCTGCAACAGATCGTGAGGCAACGCGATACCATTCTCAAGAATAGCGACTTGACCGAGGAGGAACAAATGGAGCAG GTCGAAAAACTTGAATACGACGGGTGCATCATCGAAGACCTGGGGCTGGACTTCGTCGTGCCCGGCTACAACGTGGAACTCATCAAGAACGGAAAGAATATGCAGCTGACAATACACAATTTACACGTGTACGTCCAGGTGCTGACCCATTGGCTGCTGTACGAGGGCGTGGCGCGGCAAATGGAGGCGTTGAGGGAGGGCTTCGACTCGGTGTTCCCTTCGAGGAACCTGAGAGTCTTCCAGCCGGACGAGTTGGAGCAGGTATTCTGTGGCAGCCCCAAG GATCACGTGGCCGGCTGGGATGTAAAAACCCTCATGGAGTGCTGCAGACCCGATCACGGTTACACTGCAGATTCACGTGCCATCCGGTTTCTATTCGAAGTGTTGAGCTCGTACAATTACGACGAACAGCGCATGTTCGTGCAGTTCCTCACGGGTAGTCCGCGCCTGCCCGTTGGAG gttttaaaGCTTTGTCGCCGCCGCTGACGGTGGTTCGTAAAACACTGGAACCGAACATGAACCCCGACGACTTCCTTCCATCTGTGATGACCTGCGTGAACTACCTCAAATTGCCGGACTACACGACCGTCGAAGTGATGCGCAAGAAACTCAATATCGCCGCGTCCGAGGGACAGCACTCCTTTTATCTCTCATAA
- the RtGEF gene encoding uncharacterized protein RtGEF, protein MAAGEPIVVQALYSFKGRNNDELCFKKGDVITVTQKDDGWWEGTLDGKTGWFPSNYVVECKDIPQPLVQQDNEYKSVVLKDIIDSERIHVEELEGLLTKYLQPLEKSSLLSQDEFKQLTSNFAEVLETHRQLLLFVEQESAKPGQDQRVGKLYLNWAPKIKAVHQMYCSLHPRAVVILDKFKEELSKYMESRGAVAPGVLVLTTLLSKPFRRLDKYSGLLQELERHLEECHPDRGDTQRSVSIYKDIATTCLATRRQKELELQVLTGPIRGWEGPNLTKLGEIIYMGSVAMGQHHHDRYFVLFPTTLVILSVSHRTSAFIYEGKLFLAGLTVTPLEDTETIKNAFEIGTPMIEKRVVICQSRQEANHWLELLMNSQGSRSSTSSQKVLPSQAQYVPQPPPHLNQRGYSTRSSVMSYIPPLGYTPTYPAAFYPAAAPYASLSKYYARKIRERVLTRRVLRHLLYAEHFNKRNLNAVKIRHHKTEVIIMTKNVNLRNSVINCGSDSDDSSDTSEEEVGNLRRQNALEANDSSSSTSSCNPFGYIRYYNPKTEAVKFESFVDYGQPLKVLEDPPQKPSIILTSTAKLNLLHKQHSEESEASSTPAARTPGYACENLLALGESFEMNLLDMPESYLPLTRQSCPTKLVGNKFNESSLTTVYIPPWSSSENNITCRRESPQSSECSSLELPVNTMPLPDGMVAELLYGEFAKSESVESDLTEQSQKTVIKPPSAVSLNLKHIPFRKHSINSDKPRQSRRSSIQINPSDLKDKALRRCITSRFLNMQPNPEQPSTSSDKRSHLCRCGSEYCHSPRSSDSGMAGSCTLNSPDLANIADRDSNTALDRNLEDGLTLSEIEARNFESQCPCSSPFGSTPRTSSETGPTRNSLSTTSVTSMDIPSPIQVHSRLSVSSRKLLGKSKSASSLLGEPDKACSSIGEGGEIEEDSPMFKSGLYAHWWLKAKLPQEVVRGIYEETRGNQRKADVSSNICPKP, encoded by the exons ATGGCTGCTGGAGAACCCATTGTTGTGCAGGCCCTGTACAGCTTCAAAGGGAGGAACAACGATGAG CTGTGCTTCAAAAAGGGGGATGTAATCACGGTCACGCAAAAGGACGATGGGTGGTGGGAGGGCACTTTAGACGGAAAAACCGGCTGGTTCCCCAGCAACTACGTCGTAGAATGCAAAG ACATTCCACAGCCTCTAGTCCAGCAAGACAACGAGTACAAGAGCGTAGTCTTGAAGGACATAATTGATTCCGAACGGATTCATGTAGAGGAACTTGAGGGCTTGCTGACGAAGTACTTGCAACCTCTGGAGAAGAGCAGCTT ACTGTCCCAGGATGAGTTCAAACAATTGACCAGCAACTTCGCCGAAGTGCTGGAAACCCATCGACAGCTTCTCCTATTTGTGGAACAAGAATCTGCCAAGCCAGGTCAAGACCAACGAGTAGGCAAATTGTACCTGAATTGGGCCCCCAAAATTAAGGCCGTGCATCAGATGTACTGCTCACTGCACCCCAGAGCTGTGGTTATTTTGGACAAGTTCAA AGAAGAGCTATCGAAGTATATGGAAAGTAGAGGAGCGGTGGCTCCGGGGGTCTTGGTGCTAACGACATTGCTGAGCAAGCCCTTTAGGAGGCTTGACAAGTATTCTGGTCTGCTTCAGGAGTTAGAGAGACATTTGGAGGAGTGTCATCCAGATAGGGGGGACACTCAGAGGTCTGTTAGTATTTATAAGGATATTGCG ACAACTTGTTTGGCTACCAGACGCCAGAAAGAGCTTGAATTGCAGGTACTAACAGGCCCCATAAGAGGGTGGGAAGGACCGAATCTAACAAAattag GTGAAATAATTTACATGGGGAGCGTGGCTATGGGACAACACCATCACGACAGATATTTCGTCCTTTTTCCGACCACTCTGGTGATATTATCCGTTAGTCATAGAACCAGCGCCTTTATTTATGAG GGTAAGCTTTTCCTCGCGGGTCTTACCGTTACCCCATTAGAGGACACGGAAACCATAAAGAATGCCTTCGAAATTGGGACCCCAATGATCGAAAAACGGGTGGTTATCTGCCAGAGCAGGCAGGAAGCGAATCATTGGCTGGAGCTGCTGATGAACTCTCAGGGCTCCAGGAGTTCCACCTCCAGTCAGAAGGTGCTACCAAGCCAGGCCCAATATGTGCCGCAACCCCCTCCTCAT CTGAATCAACGCGGGTACTCCACACGCAGTTCGGTGATGTCGTATATACCCCCTCTGGGGTACACCCCCACATACCCAGCGGCTTTCTATCCTGCGGCCGCTCCGTATGCCTCCCTTTCTAAGTATTACGCGCGTAAAATCAGAGAACGTGTTCTCACACGTCGGGTATTGCGTCATCTCCTGTACGCAGAACATTTCAATAAGCGAAACTTGAACGCGGTGAAAATCAGGCATCATAAGACCGAGGTGATAATAATGACCAAAAACGTGAACTTGAGGAACAGTGTGATTAATTGCGGTAGTGACAGTGACGATTCTTCGGACACTTCAGAGGAGGAGGTCGGTAATTTGAGGCGGCAAAACGCTCTGGAGGCCAATGATTCCAGTTCGAGTACGTCCAGCTGCAACCCCTTCGGGTACATTCGGTACTACAACCCGAAGACTGAAGCTGTTAAGTTCGAAAGCTTTGTCGATTACGGGCAACCTCTTAAAGTATTAGAAGACCCGCCTCAGAAGCCAAGTATTATACTTACATCAACTGCAAAGTTGAATTTGCTCCATAAGCAGCATTCAGAGGAGTCTGAGGCGAGCTCCACTCCTGCAGCTAGAACGCCTGGTTATGCCTGTGAGAACCTCTTGGCTTTGGGAGAAAGCTTTGAGATGAATTTGCTGGATATGCCCGAGAGCTATTTGCCTTTGACCAGGCAGAGCTGTCCTACTAAGCTGGTAGGGAATAAGTTTAATGAAAGCAGCTTGACAACAGTGTACATTCCTCCCTGGTCAAGCAGCGAAAATAATATTACCTGTAGAAGGGAGAGTCCTCAGAGTAGCGAATGTAGCAGCTTGGAGCTGCCTGTAAACACCATGCCGTTACCTGACGGAATGGTGGCGGAGCTGCTGTATGGCGAATTTGCCAAGAGCGAAAGCGTGGAATCAGATCTTACTGAACAATCTCAAAAAACTGTGATAAAACCTCCATCAGCAGTAAGCCTGAATTTAAAACATATCCCTTTCCGCAAGCACAGTATTAATTCTGACAAACCTAGGCAGAGCCGGAGGAGCAGTATTCAAATCAATCCCTCAGATCTCAAAGACAAGGCATTGCGGCGTTGCATTACTTCCAGATTCTTAAACATGCAGCCTAATCCTGAGCAGCCGAGCACTTCAAGCGACAAGCGGTCTCACTTGTGCCGTTGCGGCTCGGAGTATTGCCATAGCCCTAGGTCTTCGGATTCGGGAATGGCGGGCAGCTGCACCTTGAACAGCCCCGATTTGGCGAACATCGCCGACCGAGACAGCAACACTGCTCTGGACCGCAACTTAGAGGATGGTTTGACCTTAAGCGAAATTGAAGCCAGAAACTTTGAAAGTCAGTGCCCCTGTTCCTCACCTTTCGGCTCAACTCCCCGCACTTCCAGCGAAACGGGCCCGACCAGAAATTCGTTGAGCACCACATCGGTCACCAGTATGGACATTCCATCCCCCATTCAGGTTCATTCCAGACTTTCCGTTTCTTCGAGAAAATTACTGGGCAAGTCCAAGTCTGCAAGTTCCTTGTTGGGTGAACCCGATAAGGCATGCAGCAGCATCGGTGAAGGTGGCGAGATCGAGGAGGATTCTCCGATGTTCAAGTCGGGACTTTACGCACATTGGTGGCTTAAGGCGAAGCTGCCCCAGGAAGTGGTCAGGGGCATCTACGAGGAGACGCGCGGCAATCAGCGGAAAGCAG ATGTCTCCTCTAATATCTGCCCAAAGCCCTAA
- the LOC136341773 gene encoding secretion-regulating guanine nucleotide exchange factor-like, giving the protein MTLYAWGANSYGQLGLGHKSDEELEPKEVPLKNIDLTPQDIVSIAGGAGHVLILDSKGLLYCCGWNSKGQLGLSDDTLKFTPIEILKEFNIVEISCGWDFSAAVSECGKQFVWGNNQYTQLGLSKSITCTGIPSRLQVSQKLATGFKHVSCGLRHMAMITKEGGLVVAGMGGRGQLGLGDNFDDVNGYLSIAKVPDLEEVRSVASGKHHTLALKEDGTLFSWGENRFGQLGMNPSIGLTFIPLEVFQDEGFDRLYAGWTHSAALTKSGEVFSWGRDTYGQLGCEKKRENLFKPEKIPGLSNVRQLSLGSEHNLAVTSDNKLYSWGWNEHGSCGTGNKKDLRIPTQIFKGRNVKLAFACTGSSFAVVD; this is encoded by the exons ATGACTCTATACGCTTGG GGCGCCAACAGCTATGGCCAACTTGGACTTGGTCATAAGTCCGACGAGGAGCTCGAACCGAAAGAAGTCCCCCTCAAAAACATCGATTTGACTCCTCAAGACATCGTCTCCATTGCCGGAGGCGCAGGTCATGTCCTTATCTTGGATTCTAAGGGTTTGCTTTACTGTTGTGGCTGGAATTCAAAGGGACAATTGGGGTTGTCTGACGATACTTTAAAGTTCACCCCCATTGAGATCCTGAAGGAATTTAATATTGTTGAGATTTCTTGCGGCTGGGATTTTAGTGCAGCTGTTTCGGAGTGTGGAAAACAGTTTGTTTGGGGCAACAACCAGTATACACAATTGGGGCTCTCGAAGAGTATCACATGTACTGGAATCCCATCGAGGTTGCAAGTGTCACAAAAGCTAGCCACAGGGTTTAAGCATGTCAGCTGTGGACTCCGACATATGGCCATGATTACCAAAGAAGGGGGCCTAGTGGTTGCTGGCATGGGAGGAAGAGGCCAATTAGGTCTGGGGGATAACTTTGATGATGTAAATGGTTACTTAAGTATAGCAAAAGTGCCAGATCTGGAGGAAGTGAGAAGTGTAGCTAGTGGCAAACACCACACATTGGCTTTAAAAGAAGACGGAACCTTATTTAGCTGGGGAGAGAACAGATTTGGGCAGCTGGGAATGAATCCAAGCATCGGCCTCACTTTCATCCCACTGGAAGTATTCCAAGATGAAGGGTTTGACCGTTTATATGCTGGCTGGACTCACAGCGCAGCATTAACCAAAAGCGGGGAAGTATTCTCATGGGGCCGAGACACTTATGGGCAGCTGGGCTGCGAAAAGAAGAGAGAGAATCTATTCAAACCAGAGAAAATTCCAGGGTTGAGTAACGTGAGGCAGTTGAGTTTGGGGTCTGAGCACAATTTGGCAGTCACCTCCGATAACAAACTATACTCATGGGGCTGGAATGAGCATGGCAGTTGTGGGACTGGCAATAAGAAGGATTTGAGAATACCCACTCAGATATTCAAGGGCAGGAATGTCAAGCTTGCATTTGCTTGCACAGGGAGCTCCTTTGCTGTTGTCGATTAG
- the Fam92 gene encoding CBY1-interacting BAR domain-containing protein 1, protein MSTLSDYADVRTQALELKVVGELSRYQDICKKAKDEIRDVFGAREREVQRKRQLDRVRDRNPRNRQQILQAETELVKATAELSKTVHTIEDKTSSFERQKLHDIKSILLDFISIEMGFHAKALEVMSRAFTAIETIDEESDLKEFKKSLRPPSGTLHGRSPGPRTSIFRSTQSLGSLGVMFSTSHNKSVHGIGRSRDKLNKSEETLDSMKRKSGSVTEEDTSESGSGSTTSDDDEEEDVESGASAVEEKKGLRAPRSN, encoded by the exons ATGTCCACGCTGAGCGACTATGCCGACGTCAGGACTCAGGCCTTAGAGTTGAAAG TCGTGGGAGAACTGTCGAGATACCAGGACATATGCAAAAAGGCCAAAGATGAAATCCGGGACGTGTTCGGAGCGAGGGAGCGTGAGGTTCAGCGCAAGAGACAGCTAGATCGCGTCCGAGACCGCAACCCGAGAAACAGGCAGCAGATCCTGCAAGCCGAGACTGAGCTGGTTAAGGCCACTGCCGAGCTCTCGAAGACCGTGCACACTATCGAGGACAAGACCTCCAGTTTCGAGCGACAGAAACTGCACGACATTAAAAGCATTCTGTTGGACTTCATAAGCATTGAAATGGGGTTCCACGCTAAGGCCTTGGAAGTCATGTCCAGGGCCTTCACTGCCATTGAAACCATTGACGAAGAGTCCGATTTGAAG GAATTTAAGAAGTCCCTGCGTCCGCCATCTGGAACTCTCCATGGCCGCTCTCCGGGCCCTAGAACCTCGATATTTCGCTCCACGCAGTCTCTGGGGTCATTGGGGGTCATGTTCTCAACCTCGCACAACAAAAGCGTTCACGGAATCGGCCGCTCTAGGGACAAATTAAACAAGAGCGAGGAGACGTTGGACTCCATGAAGAGGAAGAGTGGATCTGTCACCGAAGAGGACACCTCTGAGAGCGGAAGCGGCAGTACGACGAGCGACGACGATGAAGAGGAAGATGTCGAGTCAGGTGCATCAGCCGTTGAGGAAAAAAAAGGCTTAAGAGCGCCGAGAAGCAATTAG